A genomic window from Phormidium ambiguum IAM M-71 includes:
- a CDS encoding ParM/StbA family protein, with translation MSKTTNAQEPDVTVAFDYGGSITKIIFTGLDKQVRLLCMEPEVASVPRESILAYTRDQLGSADPQNTAWVAFRNDYRAVGYLARQRFHANAGLSELKYERALHKTLAALWVIKEKLKLPANFTAAIATLLPPGEYEDRNRFERMLREALADYQTPTGHVSVELLAFNCKPEGGGIYLMHNKKLGSAMKERVCAIAMIGYRNASLLVVQRGDVRPGKTSDLGFIRMVEKVVAKTSGQTAERLTPEIVAAGAEIKAAPLMRLARSTTREGRAEEVQQIIGAIKEARPEYVRSLTSWLDENLPSDCDELVFCGGTADYLKKELNEYYDRLPIIWNADISIPQVLDKKGFGYRLSDVYGMFFYFRSALKKQFNSNRSESTDSLPEDSRLQGVDSRG, from the coding sequence ATGAGTAAAACTACAAACGCCCAAGAGCCTGATGTTACGGTGGCATTCGATTATGGAGGGTCGATTACCAAAATTATCTTTACGGGGCTGGACAAGCAAGTGCGGCTTCTGTGCATGGAACCGGAAGTTGCATCTGTACCGCGAGAATCGATTTTGGCTTATACCAGAGACCAGTTGGGGTCAGCCGATCCGCAAAATACTGCTTGGGTTGCTTTTAGGAACGATTATCGGGCGGTTGGGTATCTGGCGAGACAGAGGTTTCATGCTAACGCGGGGCTATCGGAACTCAAGTACGAGAGGGCGCTGCACAAAACTTTGGCTGCTTTGTGGGTGATTAAGGAAAAGTTGAAGTTGCCTGCCAATTTTACAGCTGCGATCGCAACCCTACTACCACCGGGGGAATACGAAGACCGAAATCGGTTCGAGCGAATGTTGCGGGAGGCTTTGGCTGATTATCAAACACCGACGGGTCACGTAAGTGTGGAGTTGTTAGCGTTCAACTGTAAGCCGGAGGGCGGTGGCATTTATTTGATGCACAATAAGAAACTTGGCTCGGCGATGAAAGAGCGGGTGTGCGCGATCGCAATGATAGGCTACCGCAATGCGAGTCTGCTAGTGGTGCAACGGGGAGATGTTAGACCCGGAAAAACAAGCGATTTGGGCTTCATTCGGATGGTGGAGAAGGTAGTCGCTAAGACTTCGGGACAAACTGCGGAGCGATTGACTCCAGAAATTGTAGCAGCCGGGGCTGAGATTAAGGCTGCTCCTTTGATGCGATTAGCCCGCAGCACTACCAGGGAGGGACGGGCTGAGGAAGTGCAGCAAATAATTGGGGCGATTAAGGAAGCGCGTCCTGAATACGTGCGGAGTCTCACCAGTTGGTTGGATGAGAATTTGCCGTCGGATTGCGATGAGTTGGTGTTTTGTGGGGGAACGGCTGATTATCTGAAAAAGGAATTAAACGAATATTACGATCGCCTGCCGATTATTTGGAATGCAGATATTTCTATTCCACAAGTTTTGGATAAAAAGGGGTTTGGGTATCGGTTGAGTGATGTTTATGGGATGTTTTTCTACTTTAGAAGTGCTTTGAAGAAGCAGTTCAATTCTAATCGTTCTGAATCAACTGATTCGTTGCCGGAAGATTCTCGTTTGCAGGGGGTTGATAGTCGTGGATAA
- a CDS encoding YaaC family protein has translation MISTQYIADFEDITSENPIEEVWKLLRFFCDNEYSLGKVCQIHNITNKDKQFNNAKKQAIQIGYCIRQAEEYFQASSKVGLTTRPNLLYYGASSLSRALILLKNNGDYSIDALRTNNKHNHHGLEIDKSFKSGNPSTKTDVKDFFSSLKCSCYTKVDNNIETPWGNFPLFYESLIPGGYLIEIKIYEGNQNSSYLKNYTCQPSPDIQPINEIINKKFNVLELIKTLPDMYFILEKLGIETNLCRGNIEIIETRHYKTDGTGQQHIDTIQQIHNFGINAKSYPRKSELLNRYITNSKNPLMLIVSETDTLAHTQLITQFDPKSEIQKIEYYPEIVDDINGINFFIVDLGSYLPEIIAQFILLFCFGMICRYAPDIWIKTIDENVIAAELIDSILGKIYRKFPNLILDQMTQSKHYIHL, from the coding sequence ATGATTTCAACCCAATACATTGCAGATTTTGAGGATATTACTTCAGAAAATCCTATAGAAGAAGTTTGGAAGTTACTTCGTTTTTTCTGTGATAATGAGTATAGTTTAGGCAAAGTTTGCCAAATTCATAACATTACAAATAAAGATAAACAATTTAATAATGCCAAGAAACAAGCAATACAAATAGGTTACTGTATTCGTCAAGCAGAAGAATATTTCCAAGCTTCTTCAAAAGTTGGTTTAACTACTCGCCCAAATCTTCTTTACTATGGTGCATCTAGTTTATCTAGAGCTTTAATTTTATTGAAAAATAATGGTGATTATTCTATTGATGCTCTTCGTACAAATAACAAGCATAATCATCATGGTCTAGAGATAGATAAATCATTCAAAAGCGGAAACCCATCCACAAAAACAGATGTCAAAGATTTTTTTAGCTCATTAAAATGCAGTTGTTACACCAAGGTAGACAATAATATTGAAACACCTTGGGGAAACTTTCCTTTATTTTATGAAAGCCTGATTCCAGGGGGTTATTTAATAGAAATCAAAATTTATGAAGGTAATCAAAATTCTTCTTATTTAAAAAATTACACTTGTCAACCCAGCCCTGACATTCAGCCAATCAACGAGATAATCAATAAAAAATTTAATGTATTAGAATTAATTAAAACTTTACCAGATATGTATTTTATACTTGAAAAATTAGGTATAGAAACAAATTTATGCAGAGGAAACATAGAAATAATAGAAACAAGGCATTACAAAACAGATGGCACAGGCCAACAACATATTGATACAATACAACAAATTCATAATTTTGGGATAAATGCTAAGTCTTATCCACGGAAAAGTGAGTTATTAAATAGATATATAACAAATTCAAAGAACCCTTTAATGCTTATAGTTTCCGAAACCGATACATTAGCTCATACCCAACTAATAACGCAATTTGATCCTAAATCCGAGATTCAAAAGATTGAGTATTATCCAGAAATTGTTGATGATATTAATGGAATAAACTTTTTTATAGTTGATCTAGGCTCTTATTTGCCGGAAATAATCGCTCAGTTTATTTTACTTTTTTGCTTTGGTATGATTTGTAGGTATGCTCCTGATATATGGATTAAAACAATTGATGAAAATGTAATAGCTGCTGAATTAATTGATTCAATACTTGGAAAAATTTATAGAAAATTTCCGAATTTAATTCTAGATCAAATGACTCAATCAAAGCATTATATTCATTTGTAA
- a CDS encoding relaxase/mobilization nuclease domain-containing protein, protein MIGKQITGKSFTGLLNYLFSKQGASLIGGNMVGETSQELAAEFRFSKQLNPKVEKPVYHAVLSVPPGEYIPDAKWRAIALDYLEGMGFDKNLFAIIRHTDRDHDHIHIAASRIKLDEKGTCLSDSWNYLRSEKLIEQLEEKYNLTPAERSFDKERRSPTTGERRRLARTGEISTREQLQTAIDLATVDSPAIALLIDRLGEQGINVKVEPTPTGELGISYKLGEIAFSGTHLGKAYTFKGLQKYRGVSYSPDINNELSNQETNSPDLASQWQSVRERLVEKACLPPELIDLLHNKGWIDTDDQTRAVFILRTLTGEETGSCTLRSNGKFSIGTNAGTSNGKDDDSKEGIFWIATQNDIERAVIANDPVEMLSAIALDPEFDRTPTLYLSIDAISSLPTDFLIDIPAVVVGLKGDEFGEKLSKQIIEILPQAKRINPGIGGWNHILISQHQEVENGLDEPYFSSDCNAGFSLD, encoded by the coding sequence ATGATTGGCAAACAAATCACGGGTAAAAGCTTCACGGGACTGCTCAATTACCTCTTCTCCAAACAAGGCGCTTCACTAATTGGGGGAAATATGGTGGGAGAGACATCACAGGAATTAGCAGCTGAATTTCGATTCTCCAAACAACTCAACCCCAAAGTAGAAAAACCAGTTTATCATGCAGTTTTGAGCGTTCCCCCTGGTGAATATATACCTGATGCCAAATGGCGTGCGATCGCACTAGACTACCTAGAAGGAATGGGATTTGACAAAAACCTATTTGCCATTATCCGCCATACAGACCGCGACCACGACCACATTCACATTGCAGCCAGCCGCATCAAATTAGATGAAAAAGGAACTTGCCTATCCGATAGCTGGAATTACCTACGCAGCGAAAAGTTAATTGAACAATTAGAAGAAAAGTACAATTTAACACCAGCCGAGCGAAGTTTTGATAAAGAACGCCGCTCTCCCACAACTGGCGAACGCCGACGCTTAGCAAGAACAGGGGAAATTAGCACAAGGGAACAACTGCAAACAGCAATTGATTTAGCGACAGTAGATAGTCCCGCGATCGCTCTTTTAATCGATCGACTGGGCGAACAAGGCATTAATGTCAAAGTAGAACCCACACCCACAGGCGAATTGGGCATTAGCTACAAATTAGGCGAAATAGCTTTTAGCGGCACTCATTTAGGCAAAGCTTACACCTTTAAAGGACTTCAAAAATATCGAGGAGTCAGTTATTCTCCTGACATAAATAATGAACTGTCGAATCAAGAGACAAACTCGCCAGACTTAGCTTCTCAGTGGCAGTCTGTGCGAGAAAGGTTGGTGGAAAAAGCCTGCTTGCCCCCCGAATTGATCGACCTGCTACACAACAAAGGATGGATAGACACAGATGACCAAACCCGTGCTGTGTTTATCCTTCGGACGCTTACTGGAGAGGAAACGGGAAGCTGCACTTTAAGGTCTAATGGAAAATTTTCCATTGGAACTAACGCGGGAACGTCCAATGGAAAAGATGACGATAGCAAGGAGGGCATTTTCTGGATAGCGACTCAAAACGATATTGAAAGAGCGGTCATAGCTAACGACCCGGTGGAAATGCTGTCTGCGATCGCTCTTGACCCCGAATTCGATCGCACACCGACTTTATACTTAAGCATCGATGCCATATCTTCCTTGCCAACAGACTTTCTTATAGACATCCCCGCTGTAGTAGTTGGATTGAAAGGAGATGAATTTGGCGAAAAATTGTCGAAACAAATTATCGAAATACTACCTCAAGCCAAACGGATAAATCCCGGCATTGGTGGGTGGAACCATATTCTGATATCCCAACACCAAGAAGTAGAAAACGGCTTAGATGAACCTTATTTCTCAAGCGATTGCAATGCTGGTTTCAGTCTAGATTAA
- the recG gene encoding ATP-dependent DNA helicase RecG — MNLHSPIHQLPGLSRNNCRLLEQLGINSILDLLLYFPRDYIKYQRVKISSLRIGDSVTIVGKIKKHEIISPPKNPRLTIQTIIVNDKTGRIACKRFFNHPYYQTPKWRNEQISLYLHGSIVAVSGVVKEDRYYGMVLTSPEIRLIDLDEARNTKNSIIPIYPLTKGVSNEVVQDAVSSALELLNLLIDPLPQDLRQKHGLMGLPEAIAFIHQPQNEPQLETARRRLVFDEFFYLQLSFFLRRHQLLASEAVTNIAPIGPLLEQFYSQLPFSLTSAQRRVINDILNDMTSKTPMNRLVQGDVGSGKTVVAVVAVVAAIQSGYQAALMAPTEVLAQQHYRKIATWFVPLGVSVELLTGSTRTVKRREIHAQLEKGELSVLVGTHALLQEKVNFHQLGLVVIDEQHRFGVQQRQDLLNKGNRPHVLTMTATPIPRTLALTLHGDLDVSQIDELPPGRQKIHTKVINQGAPAYDFIHHQVLQGRQAYIILPLVEESDKLDLRAAVVEYERLSTEIFPEFNVDLLHSRMTSAEKDEALNSFRDNKTQILVSTTVVEVGVDVPNATVIFIDHADRFGLAQLHQLRGRVGRGSHRSYCLLLNTSKTAEAKARLEVLEKSTDGFFISEMDLRLRGPGVVMGYRQSGISEFALANILDDEDLLNLARFMAVAIVKSNPNLEQHPLIVAELKKRGLTTWNCALN, encoded by the coding sequence ATGAACCTGCATTCACCCATTCATCAGCTACCGGGGTTAAGCAGAAACAATTGCCGACTGCTCGAACAACTTGGCATTAATTCAATTCTTGACCTGCTGCTTTACTTCCCCCGCGACTACATCAAGTATCAACGAGTCAAAATATCGAGTTTACGAATAGGCGATTCTGTTACCATAGTAGGCAAAATCAAGAAACACGAAATTATCAGTCCGCCTAAAAATCCCCGACTAACAATTCAGACGATTATTGTTAATGACAAAACCGGGAGAATAGCTTGTAAACGTTTCTTCAATCATCCTTATTATCAAACCCCAAAGTGGAGAAATGAGCAAATTTCGCTGTACCTTCATGGAAGCATTGTTGCTGTATCGGGAGTAGTCAAGGAAGATCGCTATTACGGAATGGTCTTAACTTCCCCTGAAATCCGGTTAATTGACCTGGATGAAGCCAGAAACACAAAAAACTCAATTATCCCAATTTACCCGTTAACAAAAGGAGTGAGCAACGAAGTTGTTCAAGATGCAGTATCCTCTGCTTTGGAACTTCTCAATTTACTGATTGACCCATTGCCACAGGATCTCAGACAAAAACATGGTTTGATGGGATTACCGGAAGCGATCGCTTTTATCCACCAACCACAAAACGAACCCCAACTAGAAACTGCCCGCCGCCGTCTAGTATTTGACGAATTCTTCTATCTTCAGCTTTCGTTTTTCTTGCGCCGCCATCAACTTTTGGCAAGTGAGGCTGTTACAAACATCGCTCCTATTGGCCCACTACTGGAACAGTTTTATTCTCAACTTCCCTTTTCGCTTACCTCGGCTCAACGTCGAGTCATCAACGATATTCTCAACGACATGACTTCCAAAACCCCGATGAACCGTTTGGTACAGGGAGATGTCGGTTCCGGTAAAACAGTTGTTGCAGTTGTTGCAGTTGTTGCTGCTATTCAGTCCGGCTACCAAGCCGCACTCATGGCTCCTACAGAAGTGCTAGCTCAACAACATTATCGGAAAATTGCCACTTGGTTTGTACCCCTTGGCGTTTCTGTCGAGTTGCTAACAGGTTCTACCAGAACTGTCAAACGCCGAGAAATCCACGCACAACTGGAGAAGGGCGAACTGTCTGTCTTAGTCGGAACTCACGCGCTGCTGCAAGAAAAGGTTAACTTCCATCAACTCGGTTTGGTAGTTATCGACGAACAACATAGATTCGGAGTGCAGCAGCGGCAAGATTTGCTCAACAAAGGGAACAGACCTCACGTACTGACGATGACCGCAACTCCCATCCCGCGTACCTTAGCACTAACATTACACGGCGATTTGGATGTCAGTCAGATTGACGAGCTACCACCGGGGCGACAGAAGATCCATACCAAAGTGATTAATCAAGGCGCTCCAGCTTATGATTTTATTCATCACCAAGTACTCCAAGGTCGTCAGGCGTACATCATCCTTCCCTTAGTGGAAGAATCGGACAAGTTAGATTTGAGAGCAGCAGTAGTGGAATACGAGCGATTATCAACGGAAATCTTCCCTGAATTTAACGTAGACTTGCTGCACAGTCGGATGACATCAGCCGAGAAAGATGAAGCCCTCAACTCTTTCCGTGACAACAAAACTCAAATACTCGTTTCCACTACTGTGGTTGAAGTGGGTGTGGATGTTCCCAACGCTACAGTCATTTTCATCGACCACGCCGATCGCTTTGGCTTGGCTCAACTGCACCAGTTAAGAGGTCGCGTCGGTCGAGGTTCGCACCGTTCCTATTGTCTGCTGCTCAATACCAGTAAAACAGCAGAAGCTAAGGCACGTCTTGAAGTGTTGGAAAAGTCCACTGATGGGTTCTTTATTTCGGAAATGGATTTGCGGCTGCGTGGACCTGGTGTTGTGATGGGCTATCGGCAGTCGGGTATTTCTGAATTTGCTCTAGCGAATATACTGGATGATGAGGATTTACTGAATTTAGCTCGTTTTATGGCAGTAGCGATCGTCAAAAGTAACCCCAATTTAGAGCAACATCCTTTGATAGTTGCAGAACTCAAAAAACGGGGACTAACCACTTGGAATTGTGCTCTCAATTAA
- a CDS encoding FUSC family protein, whose translation MSSFSQRSLNWLWQQFQLKPGKPDIAASLQILLSVLAPIGVGVLTGHAAASIIAVMGAWMVGLVNVEGAYRQQATAKIAAALGITAMLFLAHLVHGSLWLSALATFAVMFIAGFVSLYGQAASSIGLTTSLTFIVALAKFAVFPDWSTVLQQCALCLAGGMWAIVVSLGLWVLHPYTPVLQSIANCYGTLSELLKLANERATNRDERHEWTTRFLQAQDNFTQALTAARSVWSAVWTPQRTANQQGNQLLVLIENTPQIANSILVLVEQLSISSAHHLFEQVQPEIGQGIEQLASVVQRMSKAIAKGNISVHLENLDRAIEAIEYRRQDIRTQLNNRTIAVPPEDYTELIGIGKIATTLRRLAEQVDLDVKSMASLKRGDVRSLVGWSAITPSRLPALASILEPLRDNFTFNSVLFRHALRLAIVVTIAQVLASLLHLPTGYWMTLTALVALKPNYGGTTQTTLQRVFGTVLGGMIGIAIVTLVHNSGIIVGCLLLLIVAAIAVRPLSFSLFITLLTPAIILLVNITSKGGWEIGVLRIVDSLAGGLLALLGSYLLFPRWERQQLPAQLEKTIRANLAYFEQAINLYLNPNQNTAAGMLAKKRRQAALENANVAAAAQRLFSEPRHVQGEVEPITTTILYIRRFFNSVTTLAEHRRELSKEYQCSDFKQFADAVVRVLENLGDALQLRQSPALLPDFAPNLEAIRDRVEQLHTERASELASASGSKTPTLQAIREHTPIFTQLDLIAQEITSLHSAIVRLQNSRTPVSEVRASEHHR comes from the coding sequence ATGTCTTCTTTCTCTCAACGATCGCTCAACTGGTTATGGCAACAGTTTCAACTCAAACCCGGTAAGCCCGATATTGCCGCCAGTTTACAGATCCTTCTATCGGTGTTGGCTCCCATTGGGGTAGGAGTGCTGACAGGTCATGCGGCTGCGAGTATTATCGCAGTCATGGGAGCTTGGATGGTTGGGCTGGTCAACGTAGAGGGAGCCTATCGCCAGCAAGCAACAGCTAAGATTGCAGCCGCGCTCGGCATTACAGCGATGCTGTTTCTAGCGCATCTGGTTCATGGTAGCCTTTGGTTATCGGCTCTGGCGACGTTTGCAGTCATGTTTATTGCAGGCTTTGTCAGTTTATATGGGCAAGCAGCATCATCGATCGGCTTGACTACATCGCTGACGTTTATCGTCGCACTAGCAAAATTTGCCGTATTTCCCGATTGGTCTACAGTACTCCAACAATGTGCGCTTTGTTTAGCAGGTGGGATGTGGGCGATCGTGGTTTCTCTAGGACTATGGGTGCTGCACCCATACACTCCCGTGCTTCAATCGATCGCCAATTGTTATGGAACGTTGAGCGAATTACTAAAATTGGCAAATGAAAGAGCAACCAATCGAGACGAGCGCCATGAATGGACAACCCGCTTCCTACAAGCTCAGGATAATTTTACTCAGGCTTTAACTGCTGCCCGTAGCGTCTGGTCGGCTGTGTGGACACCTCAAAGAACCGCTAACCAGCAGGGAAATCAATTGCTCGTTTTAATTGAGAATACGCCCCAAATTGCCAATTCAATTTTGGTACTGGTTGAACAATTATCAATTTCATCGGCTCATCACTTATTTGAGCAGGTGCAGCCAGAAATTGGGCAAGGAATCGAACAGCTAGCTTCTGTTGTGCAACGGATGTCCAAAGCGATTGCCAAAGGAAATATCTCTGTTCATCTGGAGAATCTCGATCGCGCCATCGAAGCTATAGAATATCGACGGCAAGACATCCGCACTCAATTAAATAACCGAACTATTGCCGTTCCACCAGAAGACTATACAGAATTAATCGGCATTGGCAAAATTGCTACTACCCTCAGACGGCTAGCAGAACAGGTTGATTTAGATGTAAAGTCGATGGCATCTTTAAAACGAGGAGATGTTCGCTCGCTCGTTGGGTGGTCAGCAATTACCCCTTCGAGACTACCAGCCCTGGCTTCAATTCTTGAACCTTTAAGGGATAATTTCACATTTAATTCAGTTCTCTTTCGTCACGCGCTGCGACTGGCGATCGTTGTGACGATCGCACAAGTCCTTGCTTCCTTATTGCATCTTCCCACAGGCTATTGGATGACTTTAACTGCCTTAGTTGCCTTAAAGCCGAACTATGGTGGCACCACTCAAACTACGCTACAACGGGTATTCGGCACGGTTTTAGGAGGCATGATTGGTATTGCGATTGTGACGCTCGTTCATAATTCGGGCATAATCGTGGGGTGTCTTCTCCTGCTCATTGTTGCCGCGATCGCAGTTCGTCCCCTAAGCTTTAGCTTGTTCATTACGCTACTTACTCCGGCAATTATTTTGCTGGTGAATATTACGAGTAAAGGCGGGTGGGAGATTGGAGTGCTGCGAATTGTAGATAGCTTGGCTGGCGGTTTATTAGCACTACTCGGTAGCTATCTGTTATTTCCGCGCTGGGAACGACAGCAACTTCCGGCTCAATTGGAAAAAACGATCCGAGCTAATCTTGCTTACTTCGAGCAAGCGATCAATCTTTATCTCAACCCAAACCAAAATACCGCTGCTGGAATGCTTGCCAAAAAACGCCGTCAAGCTGCTCTGGAAAATGCCAACGTCGCAGCCGCCGCTCAACGCTTGTTTAGCGAACCGCGCCACGTCCAAGGTGAGGTGGAACCAATTACGACAACGATACTCTATATTCGCCGCTTTTTTAATTCGGTGACAACTCTGGCAGAACATCGCCGCGAATTGAGTAAAGAGTACCAATGCTCCGACTTCAAGCAATTTGCCGACGCTGTGGTTCGAGTTTTGGAAAATTTAGGCGATGCACTGCAACTGCGACAATCACCCGCACTTTTACCGGATTTCGCTCCCAATTTGGAAGCAATTCGCGATCGCGTTGAACAACTTCATACCGAGCGAGCATCTGAGTTAGCGTCGGCTTCAGGCAGTAAAACACCTACGCTGCAAGCTATCCGAGAACACACTCCCATTTTCACCCAATTGGATCTCATTGCCCAAGAAATCACCAGTCTTCATAGTGCGATCGTCCGGCTGCAAAATTCCAGAACACCCGTTTCGGAAGTTAGAGCATCTGAACACCACCGCTAA
- a CDS encoding ThuA domain-containing protein, with product MSSTPVVTVWNEYQHEKINSEVAKTYPDGIHGAIAQHLQSVGLSVQTATLDQPEHGLTSDVLERTDVLIWWGHIAHDKVQDDIVDKIHQRVLSGMGLIALHSSHFSKIFKRLMGTSCNLKYRATGEKERIWVVDPAHPIASGLNECFEIPTEEMYGEFFDIPNPDALVLISWFEGGEVFRSGSCFHRGKGKIFYFRPGDQAFPTYHQPEVLQVITNAVFWANPTHGPDIQFGKRLIK from the coding sequence ATGTCTTCTACCCCTGTTGTCACAGTTTGGAATGAATATCAACACGAAAAAATTAACTCCGAAGTAGCCAAAACTTACCCCGATGGTATTCATGGAGCGATCGCTCAACATCTGCAATCTGTAGGACTTTCGGTGCAGACAGCAACATTAGACCAGCCAGAACATGGATTAACATCTGATGTGTTAGAGCGGACAGATGTACTAATTTGGTGGGGACACATCGCCCATGACAAAGTACAGGATGACATTGTAGATAAAATTCATCAGCGAGTTCTGTCTGGGATGGGATTAATTGCACTTCACTCTAGTCATTTTTCCAAAATCTTTAAACGATTGATGGGTACGTCTTGCAACCTTAAATACCGTGCCACAGGAGAAAAAGAACGCATTTGGGTGGTCGATCCAGCACACCCGATCGCCAGTGGATTAAACGAATGCTTTGAAATTCCTACTGAAGAAATGTACGGTGAATTTTTTGATATTCCCAACCCTGATGCCTTAGTATTGATCAGTTGGTTTGAGGGTGGAGAAGTGTTTCGTAGTGGTTCCTGTTTCCACCGGGGAAAAGGCAAAATTTTCTACTTTCGTCCTGGCGATCAAGCATTTCCCACTTATCATCAACCAGAAGTTCTCCAAGTAATTACTAATGCCGTTTTCTGGGCGAATCCAACTCATGGGCCAGATATTCAATTTGGTAAGCGTCTTATCAAATAA
- a CDS encoding siphovirus Gp157 family protein — MYLAKDSLTRYSIQAVQLWSQLETAETPEEEEAILKQIWENQTDQEIAADTQAELADQLDAEICAVKARLEHLVKLHNQAIEKLERWRSNLDKTLLEFHSKGLISTEIIGRSRHIQLKENPPSCEVLINPCDLPVEYRTEKLVVTPNKRKIVADWKRGIPVDGTRIERKLRVEYPIVPSNLTAATEVISQRNTASNTEDNYSTITQSTGRKEKAIAKSVDSSKKKVKARVS; from the coding sequence ATGTATTTAGCCAAAGATTCGTTAACCAGATATTCAATTCAAGCCGTCCAACTATGGAGTCAATTAGAAACAGCTGAAACTCCTGAAGAAGAAGAGGCTATTCTCAAACAAATCTGGGAAAATCAAACAGACCAAGAAATTGCTGCTGACACACAAGCCGAACTTGCAGACCAACTAGATGCGGAAATTTGTGCCGTTAAAGCACGTCTTGAACATTTAGTAAAACTGCATAATCAGGCAATTGAAAAACTAGAACGTTGGCGCAGCAATTTAGATAAAACTTTGCTTGAATTTCACTCAAAGGGACTAATTTCTACAGAGATTATAGGGCGTTCGCGTCACATCCAACTCAAAGAAAATCCGCCAAGTTGTGAAGTGTTAATTAACCCTTGCGATTTGCCAGTCGAATATCGTACAGAAAAGCTAGTTGTTACACCAAACAAACGCAAAATTGTAGCCGATTGGAAACGTGGCATTCCCGTTGATGGTACTCGAATTGAACGGAAGCTCAGAGTTGAATACCCAATAGTACCATCAAATCTGACTGCTGCTACTGAAGTGATTTCTCAGCGTAATACTGCATCAAACACTGAGGATAACTACTCAACTATAACACAAAGTACTGGGCGCAAAGAAAAAGCGATCGCTAAAAGTGTTGATAGTTCTAAGAAGAAAGTGAAAGCACGAGTTAGCTAG